The following proteins are co-located in the Haloarcula rubripromontorii genome:
- a CDS encoding amino acid permease, whose product MVEHTRTLDFKIAFAIGLGTMIAAGIFSLSGTAVAAIGSSAVIAFVIAAVIAGVTAAAYSEFASVYSENGGGYLFCSRTFEDRDLLTYSIGMSLFLGYTGTTAFYLATMDEWVVRFLLPESLHFLPHGTAGVATAVLLGVLNARGTEESGSFQLLVTGAKVAVLLAFIGGAFAFRGPSVAVGKFAGNFGGGPVDILTISALAFITFFGFSAIAASAGEIIEPKRTVPRAIAASIVTVTVLYAFVIIAMVNSPIPAEVIAQEGETAMGRVAASFLGSIGESLIVAGAIFSMVSASNASILAASSIGSLMGTRGQAPRRFSRIHPDYGTPSWSVATATATIVALIVFFIALFPAEGGLLAGLGLHLGLNALTGFATLNLLLPLAVVNVALIYSRRRFPDITRGFRVPGVPVVPVIGVLANLGLIYNLPPKGVVTGLVLTGAMVVVYLAWGGAPETEDLLREVVPETPAASAAGAEATAETGGFRVLVPIARPGRAARYVELAAALAKVSDEDPVVHVLNVTQVPDQTPWESVQDTAKARTERIRSELGDDYGVDLLIEGHTCRDVAFDILQTARDDDADLILMGYPERHQDVTETVEREAPCDVFFADKTAAADDLDVINIGAGGGPHHQAVLPLVNALGQLGSDLHLINVSTDDEGANEASGTTLDALEGVETTQVHNVRAGTVADGLVETAAENGGVLVIGASRDRWLRQALFGSTPDEVIALAADRDVPVLVYASQTGVSGRLSERLFPVTRYLRKRLSRSGRKQGSSPDWN is encoded by the coding sequence ATGGTCGAACACACTCGAACGCTGGATTTCAAAATCGCGTTCGCAATCGGGCTGGGGACGATGATAGCGGCCGGCATCTTCTCGCTGTCCGGCACCGCCGTCGCAGCAATCGGGTCGAGCGCCGTCATCGCGTTCGTCATCGCCGCCGTCATCGCTGGCGTCACCGCCGCCGCGTACTCCGAGTTCGCGTCGGTCTACTCAGAGAACGGCGGCGGCTACCTCTTCTGTTCGCGGACCTTCGAGGACCGGGACCTGCTGACATACAGCATCGGGATGTCGCTGTTTCTCGGCTACACCGGGACGACGGCCTTCTACCTCGCGACGATGGACGAGTGGGTCGTCCGTTTCCTCCTCCCCGAGTCGCTTCACTTCCTGCCACACGGGACCGCCGGCGTGGCGACTGCGGTCCTGCTCGGCGTTCTCAACGCCCGCGGAACCGAGGAGAGCGGGAGCTTCCAGCTCCTCGTCACGGGCGCGAAGGTCGCCGTCCTGCTCGCGTTCATCGGCGGCGCATTCGCCTTCCGCGGGCCGTCGGTGGCTGTCGGTAAGTTCGCCGGAAACTTCGGCGGCGGCCCCGTCGACATCCTTACTATCTCTGCGCTGGCGTTCATCACGTTCTTCGGCTTCTCTGCCATCGCGGCCAGCGCGGGCGAGATAATCGAGCCGAAGCGGACTGTCCCACGGGCCATCGCCGCGAGCATCGTCACGGTCACCGTCCTCTACGCGTTCGTCATCATCGCGATGGTGAACTCCCCGATTCCCGCGGAGGTCATCGCACAGGAGGGCGAGACGGCGATGGGCCGGGTCGCCGCCTCGTTCCTCGGGAGCATCGGCGAGAGCCTCATCGTGGCCGGGGCCATCTTCTCGATGGTGTCGGCCTCGAACGCGTCGATACTCGCCGCCAGCAGCATCGGCTCCTTGATGGGCACCCGCGGGCAGGCCCCCCGGCGGTTCTCCCGCATCCACCCCGACTACGGGACGCCCTCTTGGAGCGTGGCGACCGCGACAGCGACTATCGTCGCGCTCATCGTGTTCTTCATTGCGCTGTTCCCCGCCGAGGGCGGACTGCTCGCCGGCCTCGGCCTCCACCTGGGGCTGAACGCCCTGACCGGCTTCGCGACGCTGAACCTCCTGTTGCCGCTTGCCGTCGTCAACGTCGCGCTCATTTACTCCCGCCGGCGGTTCCCGGATATCACGCGGGGCTTTCGCGTCCCCGGCGTCCCGGTGGTCCCCGTCATCGGTGTGCTGGCGAACCTCGGACTCATCTACAACCTCCCGCCGAAAGGTGTCGTGACCGGGCTCGTACTGACGGGCGCAATGGTCGTCGTGTACCTCGCCTGGGGCGGCGCGCCGGAGACCGAGGACCTGCTTCGCGAGGTGGTCCCGGAGACTCCAGCGGCGAGTGCCGCGGGGGCTGAGGCGACCGCCGAGACTGGCGGCTTCCGCGTCCTCGTGCCCATCGCCCGCCCGGGCCGGGCCGCTCGCTACGTCGAACTCGCGGCGGCGCTCGCGAAGGTGTCCGACGAGGACCCCGTCGTCCACGTCCTCAACGTGACGCAGGTGCCCGACCAGACGCCCTGGGAATCCGTGCAGGACACCGCGAAGGCACGCACCGAACGCATCCGGTCGGAACTGGGAGACGACTACGGCGTCGACCTCCTCATCGAGGGGCACACCTGCCGCGACGTGGCCTTCGACATCCTTCAGACGGCGCGTGACGACGACGCCGACCTCATCCTCATGGGGTATCCCGAACGCCATCAGGACGTGACCGAGACCGTCGAGCGCGAAGCGCCCTGCGACGTGTTCTTCGCCGACAAGACCGCGGCCGCGGACGACCTCGACGTCATCAACATCGGCGCGGGCGGCGGCCCCCACCATCAGGCCGTACTCCCGCTCGTGAACGCGCTCGGGCAACTGGGGAGCGACCTCCACCTCATCAACGTCAGCACCGACGACGAGGGAGCAAACGAGGCGTCGGGGACGACGCTCGATGCACTCGAAGGCGTCGAGACGACCCAGGTCCACAACGTCCGGGCCGGCACCGTCGCGGACGGCCTCGTCGAGACCGCGGCGGAGAACGGCGGCGTGCTGGTCATCGGTGCGTCGCGGGACCGCTGGCTCAGGCAGGCCCTGTTCGGCAGCACGCCCGACGAGGTCATCGCGCTGGCCGCTGACCGGGACGTGCCGGTCCTCGTCTACGCCAGCCAGACCGGTGTCTCCGGCCGGCTGAGCGAGCGGCTGTTCCCAGTCACGCGGTACCTCAGAAAGCGGCTATCGCGGTCGGGCCGGAAACAGGGGTCCAGCCCCGACTGGAACTAA
- a CDS encoding ABC transporter permease, translated as MSRATYLLKRLVLSIPVIIFGTTVTFAIIRLGPLSPAAAILGPQGDARAIRQIEQRLGLNDPLWEQYFDFMGDLFLFDLGQSWVINSGTPAIDLIISYAPRTIWLGFWAVLIALGIGIPLGFYAGLNPNTFSDYFASFGGIVWRAMPNFWLAVILVTVLSQSEQLFGFSWTSFIVETNVVTSPNLAVLKNPTRLITDPGQAWNNLAKATKQILPPALVLGSASMGTEMRIGRTAVLETINSKYVETAKAKGVSPRVLVWKHIFRNALIPLVPVITAEAFILIGGSVLVETVFSINGIGLLFFRAAEQGDLPLVGTLMYLFILLIVGLNIVQDFAYTIIDPRVGYDG; from the coding sequence ATGAGCCGCGCTACGTATCTGCTCAAGCGCTTGGTACTGTCGATCCCTGTTATCATATTCGGGACGACAGTAACGTTCGCAATTATCCGGCTGGGGCCGCTCAGTCCTGCAGCGGCGATCCTCGGGCCACAAGGCGATGCCCGCGCGATCCGACAGATCGAGCAACGTCTGGGACTGAACGACCCCCTCTGGGAGCAGTACTTCGACTTTATGGGAGACCTGTTCCTGTTTGACCTGGGCCAGTCATGGGTGATCAACTCCGGAACGCCGGCCATCGACCTCATCATCAGCTACGCACCACGGACGATCTGGCTCGGATTCTGGGCCGTCCTGATCGCCCTCGGAATCGGTATTCCGCTCGGCTTCTACGCCGGCCTGAATCCCAACACGTTCTCGGATTACTTCGCCTCTTTCGGTGGGATTGTCTGGCGGGCGATGCCGAACTTCTGGCTCGCGGTCATTCTGGTGACGGTGCTCTCGCAGTCGGAGCAGCTGTTTGGGTTCAGCTGGACCAGCTTTATCGTCGAGACCAACGTCGTGACCTCGCCGAACCTCGCCGTGCTGAAAAATCCCACGAGACTGATAACCGATCCGGGACAGGCGTGGAACAACCTCGCGAAAGCGACAAAACAGATACTGCCGCCCGCACTGGTGCTTGGGTCCGCGTCGATGGGCACAGAGATGCGGATCGGCCGAACTGCCGTTCTCGAAACGATCAATTCGAAGTACGTCGAAACGGCCAAGGCCAAAGGCGTCTCACCGCGGGTACTGGTCTGGAAGCATATCTTCCGGAACGCCCTGATTCCGCTCGTGCCGGTGATCACTGCCGAGGCGTTCATCCTGATCGGCGGGTCAGTGCTCGTCGAGACAGTCTTCTCGATTAACGGTATCGGTCTCCTGTTCTTCCGGGCGGCGGAGCAGGGTGACCTTCCGCTTGTTGGGACACTGATGTATCTGTTCATCCTTCTTATCGTCGGGCTGAATATCGTACAGGACTTCGCGTACACAATCATCGACCCACGCGTGGGGTACGACGGATGA
- a CDS encoding ABC transporter permease, translated as MRGTEPTDDIDQPLRDRLKAHPRPALLWGAVLCVLLLLEGPTYLDGLFGAIGYVLARLPGSPGAEAFAGASAFFSELPHLLSRELIPNRGYYDGSSWQGTFLGLEPKYAWLIRFLLVYAYVAVLLAWLWYGYVLFRRHYRAADWTPTDDVIDRLRSHYWGLFGLAVVVFFITMAAFAPVVGPTTAEENIKGPYSHEMQYFNEDTETVETITIGEANLGSASRGSGDSNVGIWSYDDFGRFHPVGTLVSGKDLFTFLAFGARVSLFIGLGSMAIAGFIATTLALVTAYYKGVTDLIVVLTSDSVQAMPALLLVILATVVFKNHWIAEIYNGAMLFILLFALIRWPGLWRAVRGPALQVGEQEWVDAAKSYGQRPTVIMRKHMAPYILGYLLVYASLTLGGVIISVSALSFLGLGITAPTPEWGRAINIGQQYIASQSWHISLIPGILITLVVTGFNALSDGIRDAIDPQSEGAEGGATGAAAGGGGG; from the coding sequence ATGAGAGGGACAGAACCCACCGACGACATTGATCAGCCGTTGCGGGACCGACTCAAAGCACACCCCAGGCCGGCACTACTGTGGGGTGCCGTACTCTGTGTCCTGTTACTGCTTGAGGGACCGACGTACCTCGATGGGCTGTTCGGCGCGATAGGCTACGTGCTCGCGCGACTCCCGGGATCGCCCGGCGCCGAGGCGTTCGCCGGTGCGTCGGCCTTCTTCAGCGAACTGCCGCATCTGCTGAGCCGAGAACTGATACCCAACCGAGGGTACTACGACGGGAGTAGCTGGCAGGGCACGTTCCTCGGCCTTGAGCCGAAGTACGCATGGCTCATTCGCTTCCTGCTGGTGTATGCATACGTCGCAGTCTTGTTGGCGTGGCTGTGGTACGGGTACGTGCTCTTCCGACGGCACTATCGCGCTGCTGACTGGACGCCGACTGACGATGTCATCGACCGACTCCGAAGCCACTACTGGGGCCTGTTCGGACTCGCTGTCGTCGTCTTCTTCATCACGATGGCCGCGTTCGCGCCCGTTGTCGGTCCAACGACAGCCGAAGAGAATATCAAAGGGCCGTACTCCCACGAGATGCAGTACTTCAACGAGGACACGGAGACGGTCGAAACGATTACCATCGGCGAGGCAAACCTTGGGTCCGCATCGCGCGGTAGCGGGGACAGCAACGTCGGTATCTGGAGTTACGACGACTTCGGGCGATTCCACCCTGTCGGAACGCTCGTCAGCGGCAAGGACCTGTTTACCTTCCTCGCCTTTGGCGCACGGGTGTCGCTGTTCATCGGCCTCGGGTCGATGGCGATTGCGGGCTTTATTGCGACGACACTGGCGTTAGTTACCGCCTACTACAAGGGAGTCACTGACCTCATTGTGGTCCTGACCAGTGACTCCGTGCAGGCGATGCCAGCATTGCTGCTGGTGATTCTTGCGACAGTGGTGTTCAAGAACCACTGGATAGCAGAGATCTACAACGGGGCGATGCTGTTCATCCTCCTGTTTGCGCTGATACGCTGGCCAGGGCTGTGGCGAGCAGTGCGTGGCCCTGCGTTACAGGTCGGCGAACAGGAGTGGGTCGACGCGGCAAAGAGTTACGGCCAGCGACCCACTGTGATTATGCGGAAACACATGGCACCGTATATTCTCGGCTATCTCCTGGTTTACGCCTCCCTGACGCTCGGTGGCGTCATTATCTCGGTCTCCGCCCTCTCGTTCCTCGGACTCGGGATTACCGCCCCGACTCCCGAGTGGGGGCGGGCGATCAACATCGGGCAACAGTACATCGCCAGTCAGTCCTGGCACATCTCGCTCATTCCGGGCATCCTGATTACGCTGGTCGTCACCGGCTTCAACGCGTTGAGCGACGGGATTCGGGACGCTATTGACCCACAGAGCGAGGGTGCTGAAGGCGGTGCAACCGGCGCGGCCGCCGGAGGTGGTGGCGGATGA
- a CDS encoding alpha/beta fold hydrolase, which produces MGQHASARDSTAWTVPASETPGVHELADTNGVRLHTVTAGPPDGDLVVLLHGFPEFWYAWKHQIPALADAGYRVVAPDLRGYNHSDKPDGVAAYHIDELVADVAGLVSELGREQAHIVGHDWGGVVAWQAAIDRPEVVDQLAVLNAPHPSAYERELRCSADQLLRSWYVLFFQLPVLPEASLRWNDFTMLERILTDGPSRPDAFTETDVRRYKRALGQPGARTAAVNYYRALARRNAKLTLTAGGVGDRPVTASTLLIWGVQDDALSLALTQDLDEWVPDCRVERLPAASHWVQFDAPERVSDLLLSHLP; this is translated from the coding sequence ATGGGACAACACGCTAGCGCTCGTGACAGCACTGCGTGGACGGTACCCGCATCGGAGACGCCCGGAGTCCACGAGCTGGCCGACACCAACGGTGTCAGGCTCCACACCGTGACCGCTGGCCCACCGGACGGCGACCTCGTCGTCCTGTTGCACGGTTTTCCGGAGTTCTGGTACGCCTGGAAACACCAGATACCGGCGCTCGCAGACGCCGGCTACCGTGTGGTCGCGCCGGACCTCCGGGGCTACAACCACTCGGACAAGCCCGACGGCGTCGCCGCCTACCACATCGACGAACTGGTCGCCGACGTGGCGGGCCTCGTCTCGGAACTCGGCCGCGAGCAGGCCCACATCGTCGGTCACGACTGGGGCGGCGTCGTCGCCTGGCAGGCCGCCATTGACCGGCCGGAGGTAGTCGACCAACTCGCCGTCCTGAATGCGCCCCACCCGTCGGCATACGAGCGCGAACTCCGCTGCTCGGCCGACCAGTTACTTCGGTCCTGGTACGTGCTGTTCTTTCAGCTTCCCGTCCTTCCCGAGGCTAGCCTCCGCTGGAACGATTTCACCATGCTGGAGCGTATCCTGACTGACGGGCCATCCCGACCCGACGCCTTCACCGAGACCGACGTGCGTCGGTACAAGCGGGCACTCGGGCAGCCGGGCGCACGCACAGCAGCAGTTAACTACTACCGGGCGCTCGCCCGTCGGAACGCAAAGCTGACGCTCACTGCGGGCGGCGTCGGGGACCGTCCAGTGACAGCGTCAACGCTCCTTATCTGGGGCGTCCAGGACGACGCGCTCTCGCTTGCGCTGACGCAGGACCTCGACGAGTGGGTCCCGGACTGTCGAGTCGAGCGGCTCCCGGCGGCAAGCCACTGGGTTCAGTTCGATGCCCCCGAGCGGGTATCGGACCTACTGCTGTCACACTTACCGTAG
- a CDS encoding peptidylprolyl isomerase translates to MSDLTATLHTTEGDIEVELYDERVPTTVENFVGLAEGANDYDGTEIAPGTGAWEDPESGEKRIDPLYTDIDIHRIIEDFMIQMGDPTGTGRGGPGYSFDDEFHDDLTHDGPGVLSMANSGPNTNGSQFFITLDAQPHLDGKHAVFGKVIDGMEVVESIGSVDTDRNDAPTEEMLLESVDIHR, encoded by the coding sequence ATGAGCGACCTGACTGCGACCCTCCACACGACAGAGGGCGACATCGAAGTCGAACTGTACGACGAGCGCGTGCCGACCACCGTCGAGAACTTCGTCGGCCTGGCCGAAGGGGCCAACGACTACGACGGGACCGAGATCGCTCCGGGAACCGGCGCGTGGGAAGACCCCGAATCCGGCGAGAAGCGGATCGATCCGCTGTACACCGACATCGACATCCACCGCATCATCGAGGACTTCATGATCCAGATGGGGGACCCGACCGGCACCGGCCGCGGCGGCCCCGGCTACTCCTTCGACGACGAGTTCCACGACGACCTCACCCACGATGGACCGGGCGTTCTCAGCATGGCCAACAGCGGCCCGAACACCAACGGTTCGCAGTTCTTCATCACACTCGACGCCCAGCCGCACCTCGACGGCAAACACGCCGTCTTCGGGAAGGTCATCGACGGGATGGAGGTCGTCGAGTCCATCGGCAGCGTCGACACCGACCGCAACGACGCGCCGACCGAGGAGATGCTGCTCGAATCGGTCGACATCCACCGATAA
- a CDS encoding MOSC domain-containing protein, with translation MAHVERLTVYPVKALDGMDFESVAIRPGGTLAHDREFAMFDAGGDVVNGKRTDRVHDIDTGYDPEAGTLSVTTDDDSASFDLREERGRSQAADWLGAFFDVDLTVERDETLGYVDRREMGPSVISTATLETVASWFDDVTVDGLRRRLRANVEVGGVPAFWEDRFVGADAPAFRAGGVRFEGVTPCGRCVVPQRDPDTGEETTGFREQFIERRQETFPEWADRDAFDHFYTLMLIARVPEADRGAELAVGDSVEVVPAAET, from the coding sequence GTGGCACACGTCGAGCGACTCACCGTCTACCCCGTCAAGGCGCTGGACGGCATGGACTTCGAATCGGTAGCGATCCGCCCGGGCGGGACGCTGGCCCACGACCGCGAGTTCGCCATGTTCGACGCCGGTGGCGACGTGGTCAACGGGAAGCGGACCGACCGCGTCCACGACATCGACACCGGGTACGACCCCGAGGCGGGGACGCTCTCTGTCACGACCGACGACGACAGCGCGTCGTTCGACCTCCGGGAGGAGCGCGGCCGCTCGCAGGCGGCCGACTGGCTCGGCGCGTTCTTCGACGTAGACCTGACCGTCGAGCGCGACGAGACGCTGGGCTACGTCGACCGCCGCGAGATGGGACCGTCGGTCATCAGCACCGCGACGCTGGAGACCGTGGCGTCGTGGTTCGACGACGTGACCGTCGACGGACTGCGCCGGCGACTCCGGGCGAACGTCGAGGTCGGCGGGGTCCCGGCGTTCTGGGAAGACCGCTTTGTCGGCGCGGACGCCCCCGCGTTTCGGGCCGGCGGCGTCCGCTTCGAAGGGGTGACACCCTGTGGCCGCTGTGTGGTCCCACAGCGGGACCCCGACACCGGCGAGGAAACCACGGGGTTCCGGGAGCAATTCATCGAACGCCGGCAAGAGACGTTCCCGGAGTGGGCCGACCGGGACGCCTTCGATCACTTCTATACCCTGATGCTCATCGCCCGCGTCCCCGAGGCCGACCGCGGCGCGGAACTGGCCGTCGGAGACTCCGTCGAGGTCGTGCCGGCAGCCGAGACGTAG
- a CDS encoding ABC transporter substrate-binding protein, translating to MERRSFLKATGSAAAAAALAGCSSDSDETEGAEEETGGGTDSTDSSGGDVGTDLKQDGDLWRVNTGTMTTMDPIEATDTQSGIVIQQMFDPLMNYPDSQPAVEGLMAADYEVSEDFTTYTFQLKDATFHNGDTVTASDFVYAFERLTASENSSRAYFVLDSLGVTHETTTETVDGEEQEVYKSGTLGVEAVDETTLEIQLESPFASTLEMLAYSSFAPVPEGTVGDIEGYEGEMTQAEFSSSNPIGNGPFEFDTWNSGTEARVSAYDDYYGESPSIDGVHFAVIENDSANYNYAMNRNADIFELPTAQYDPGKVSVEEEDDEGRQIGTYGELRNGDTANYSAVSNIGVFYLGFNMASVPKPVRQAVAYSMNQHTVVEQVFKQRGEPAYNFTPKSVFPGGAQNYNDRAENEYPYGYDDSQLGEARSVMEEAGYGENERLGIELTIYESGVWSETASILRDQLQSVYIDLEVNQAPFNTLLERGRNGELEMYSLGWVADWPAPDNFLQLLNPPQTDTSLDFPISYVNWQPENGDAAQQAAEAYQSIADNPAPTEEDQAARNDAYIQMENANWEDVAMLPVYHELTELFWYDHVDFTPPAGMGPSRQKMNTVSLGDRQ from the coding sequence ATGGAACGGCGATCGTTTCTGAAAGCAACGGGCAGTGCTGCGGCGGCCGCAGCGCTGGCAGGATGTTCCAGTGATAGTGACGAGACTGAGGGCGCAGAGGAGGAGACCGGCGGTGGCACGGACTCGACAGACTCCAGTGGGGGCGATGTCGGGACCGACCTGAAACAGGACGGGGACCTCTGGCGGGTCAACACGGGGACGATGACGACGATGGACCCGATCGAGGCGACCGACACCCAGTCAGGAATCGTTATTCAGCAGATGTTCGACCCGCTGATGAACTATCCCGACAGCCAGCCCGCTGTAGAGGGGCTTATGGCTGCGGACTACGAGGTATCTGAGGACTTCACGACCTACACGTTCCAGTTAAAGGACGCGACCTTCCACAACGGCGACACCGTAACCGCCAGTGACTTCGTCTACGCGTTCGAGCGGCTGACTGCATCTGAGAACTCCAGTCGTGCCTACTTCGTGCTTGACTCGCTGGGCGTGACACACGAGACGACGACTGAGACGGTCGACGGCGAGGAACAGGAAGTGTACAAGTCGGGGACGCTCGGTGTTGAGGCTGTCGACGAAACGACGCTTGAAATCCAGCTGGAGTCTCCGTTTGCCTCCACGCTTGAGATGCTCGCGTACTCATCCTTCGCACCGGTTCCCGAGGGCACGGTCGGCGACATCGAAGGGTACGAAGGCGAGATGACACAGGCCGAGTTCTCCAGTTCGAACCCGATCGGAAACGGCCCCTTCGAGTTCGATACGTGGAACTCCGGAACGGAGGCCAGAGTCAGCGCATACGACGACTACTATGGCGAAAGCCCGAGCATCGACGGCGTCCACTTTGCGGTCATCGAGAACGATTCAGCCAATTACAATTACGCGATGAACCGCAATGCGGACATCTTCGAACTCCCCACGGCGCAGTACGACCCCGGGAAGGTGTCCGTCGAGGAGGAAGACGACGAGGGTCGCCAGATCGGGACTTACGGCGAGTTGCGCAACGGCGACACGGCCAATTACTCCGCTGTGTCGAACATCGGAGTGTTCTATCTCGGCTTCAACATGGCCAGCGTGCCTAAGCCGGTCCGGCAGGCAGTCGCATACTCGATGAACCAGCACACCGTTGTCGAGCAGGTGTTCAAACAGCGTGGTGAACCCGCGTACAACTTCACGCCGAAATCCGTCTTCCCCGGCGGCGCTCAGAACTACAACGACCGCGCCGAAAACGAGTACCCGTATGGCTACGACGACAGCCAGCTCGGAGAGGCCCGCTCGGTGATGGAAGAGGCTGGCTACGGCGAAAACGAGCGGCTCGGCATCGAGCTGACAATCTACGAGTCCGGTGTCTGGAGTGAAACCGCAAGCATTCTTCGAGACCAGCTGCAGAGTGTCTACATCGACCTCGAAGTCAATCAGGCGCCGTTCAACACGCTCCTCGAACGTGGTCGCAACGGCGAGCTAGAGATGTACTCGCTTGGCTGGGTCGCTGACTGGCCCGCCCCGGACAACTTCCTCCAGCTGCTGAACCCGCCACAGACCGATACGAGCCTCGATTTCCCGATTTCGTACGTCAACTGGCAGCCGGAGAACGGCGACGCTGCCCAGCAGGCTGCGGAGGCGTACCAGTCGATTGCTGACAACCCGGCACCGACGGAGGAAGATCAGGCCGCCCGGAACGACGCGTACATCCAGATGGAGAACGCGAACTGGGAAGACGTCGCAATGCTGCCGGTGTATCACGAGCTGACTGAGCTGTTCTGGTACGACCACGTCGACTTCACGCCGCCAGCCGGAATGGGGCCGAGCCGACAGAAGATGAACACCGTGTCGCTCGGAGACAGACAGTAA
- a CDS encoding anthranilate phosphoribosyltransferase yields MAQATREYGEWPLKRLMTEVVGSGHKSADDMSRTQAREAFQRILGGEPDHTTLGAFWLANRWKRNTPEELGAYVDVMSEESVETATPDADPVDCGANYDGKGRSAILGVGAGVVAAAAGTPVVVHSGDRVPTQKQDAYKHVLDELGVRTEIEPSESADMVDEVGFGFYYQPAFNPGIDALFDRRDQMGVRTFVNTVETLANPADASVHLGSFYHLAFAKKMVRTLKESETTSVERALFFQGMEGYDDVRPGETIVAEWPVTGDESDDEDIADFEIRTGEYGMDIESEDLQVEDVAGESAAITEAVLAGEREDGFADAVALNAALRIYAREDADSIQDGLEQARGAIADGSAADTLDDLRAF; encoded by the coding sequence ATGGCGCAAGCGACCCGGGAGTACGGCGAATGGCCGCTCAAACGACTCATGACGGAAGTCGTCGGCTCCGGTCACAAATCGGCCGACGATATGTCCCGCACGCAGGCCCGGGAGGCGTTCCAGCGCATCCTCGGCGGCGAACCCGACCACACGACGCTCGGTGCGTTCTGGCTCGCCAACCGCTGGAAACGCAACACCCCCGAGGAACTGGGTGCGTACGTCGACGTGATGTCCGAGGAGTCGGTCGAGACAGCCACGCCGGACGCTGATCCGGTCGACTGCGGAGCCAACTACGACGGCAAGGGCCGGTCGGCGATTCTCGGCGTCGGTGCGGGCGTCGTCGCCGCCGCCGCCGGCACACCCGTTGTCGTCCACTCCGGCGACCGCGTCCCGACGCAGAAGCAGGACGCCTACAAGCACGTCTTGGACGAACTCGGCGTCCGAACCGAAATCGAGCCGAGCGAGAGCGCCGACATGGTCGACGAGGTCGGCTTCGGCTTCTACTACCAGCCCGCGTTCAACCCCGGTATCGACGCCCTGTTCGACCGCCGCGACCAGATGGGCGTCCGGACCTTCGTCAACACCGTCGAGACCCTGGCGAACCCAGCCGACGCCAGCGTCCACCTCGGCAGTTTCTACCACCTAGCCTTCGCGAAGAAGATGGTCCGCACGCTCAAGGAGTCCGAGACCACGTCCGTCGAGCGCGCCCTGTTCTTCCAGGGGATGGAAGGCTACGACGACGTCCGCCCCGGCGAGACCATCGTCGCCGAATGGCCCGTCACCGGCGACGAATCCGACGACGAAGACATCGCCGACTTCGAAATCCGCACCGGCGAGTACGGCATGGACATCGAGAGCGAGGACCTGCAGGTCGAGGACGTGGCCGGGGAATCAGCGGCGATAACTGAGGCCGTGCTGGCCGGCGAGCGCGAGGACGGCTTCGCCGACGCTGTCGCGCTCAACGCCGCCCTCCGCATCTACGCCCGCGAAGACGCCGACAGCATTCAGGACGGGCTTGAGCAGGCCCGCGGCGCGATTGCCGACGGCAGTGCAGCGGACACACTCGACGACCTCCGGGCCTTCTAA